In one Corythoichthys intestinalis isolate RoL2023-P3 chromosome 16, ASM3026506v1, whole genome shotgun sequence genomic region, the following are encoded:
- the LOC130904718 gene encoding cytochrome c oxidase assembly factor 3 homolog, mitochondrial produces MAEKVAEKSKQRLTAAETQLLRRRQELDYWKKYAARIRSRNLVTGLCIGAFVVGMFGYTILSVKQERILDEIDDEARIHIISGPRTGANS; encoded by the exons ATGGCGGAGAAAGTCGCTGAAAAGTCTAAACAGAGATTAACAGCGGCAGAGACGCAGCTCCTTCGCCGCCGACAAGAGTTGGATTATTGGAAGAAGTATGCAGCGCGGATCCGCAGCAGGAACCTTGTGACCGGCTTGTGTATTGGCGCGTTTGTGGTCGGGATGT TTGGTTACACCATCCTCTCCGTCAAGCAGGAGAGAATCCTGGACGAAATAGACGATGAAGCCAGGATCCACATCATCAGTGGTCCGAGGACTGGTGCCAACTCCTGA